In one Podarcis muralis chromosome 7, rPodMur119.hap1.1, whole genome shotgun sequence genomic region, the following are encoded:
- the LOC144328557 gene encoding uncharacterized protein LOC144328557, with protein MGLACTALLLAALSWVTSTSSDHCTGLQTDYHFLDYHEVETGRSNPDRMGDFDFCLPESRTLLRHSLVPRLGNDEYWELFIRNKDLRRIGSAALTLDHSSYRLTCQNGTYLLYTNGEISQNPNWTEVEIGGASHAYTDSNHPSGNLIFGFQCLLSIPETRKPQLQGLCLRRFCCVWNLGVTHEWKGAEYLEGWHHPIHPSRSPSWDHVGPLRCGGIARDRRLLNTTDPLHPVGTAPRQFRTDSALPGEDLLSSWEQNSYIKLLSQVAKEAPYPDCWICAHAPSHLQQSLPLVPVPVTLEQFRSGNVTSWNLTALNLTHQYLYLTGPTKGPLCRSFSGEGTFIGSSTCSNALEILPTGRVTVTNARDSRTFPNLTVAWAAVVGHPFDWKPQPSDSMLLQTFASGRMESYLSGLFWVCGHRAYTWVSPHMSGSCFVGYIVPGIRITSHLPPGRQRNKREQKELSDLSDVAANGETVGRALFPAYGAGSNHVDILRLTDILLKFMQEATQITDSLMSELSEVRQLSLQTRIATDFLLSSQGGTCALIGTECCTYVTDQTLNITGHLNNIHELAGRLHDIQHEGLSDVDLWGWLPKLGWLRQLLKVILLLILTTVFCVSILCCTVHCISPCCSLLRQSTSSTSFSLRAYSRSQHTPTFPDYVQMRHLGEGEYEITEI; from the coding sequence ATGGGTCTGGCCTGCACCGCCCTCCTTCTCGCCGCCTTATCCTGGGTCACGTCCACATCATCAGACCACTGCACAGGGTTGCAAACGGACTATCACTTCTTGGACTATCATGAGGTCGAGACGGGAAGGTCTAACCCTGATCGAATGGGGGACTTTGATTTCTGCCTTCCTGAGTCTCGGACCCTACTGCGCCATTCTCTAGTACCCCGACTCGGCAACGACGAATACTGGGAACTTTTTATCCGAAACAAGGACTTGCGCCGCATCGGGTCCGCGGCCCTCACTCTTGACCACTCCTCTTACCGGCTGACCTGCCAAAACGGGACTTATCTTCTTTACACGAACGGAGAGATCTCACAAAACCCGAACTGGACCGAAGTCGAGATAGGAGGGGCCTCCCACGCTTACACGGACTCAAACCACCCCTCTGGAAACTTGATTTTCGGGTTCCAGTGTCTCCTCTCCATTCCAGAAACCCGGAAGCCTCAACTCCAGGGGCTCTGCCTGCGACGATTCTGCTGCGTATGGAACCTAGGGGTCACCCATGAGTGGAAAGGGGCTGAATACCTTGAAGGTTGGCACCATCCCATACACCCTTCGCGCTCCCCCTCATGGGACCACGTCGGACCCCTGAGATGCGGCGGTATCGCCAGGGATAGGCGACTATTAAACACTACCGACCCACTCCACCCAGTCGGCACAGCACCTCGACAATTCCGCACTGACTCTGCACTTCCAGGAGAAGACCTCCTTTCATCCTGGGAGCAAAACTCCTATATTAAACTCCTCAGCCAGGTTGCCAAGGAAGCACCCTACCCAGACTGCTGGATCTGTGCCCACGCGCCCAGCCACCTCCAGCAGAGCCTCCCACTAGTCCCAGTGCCAGTGACCCTTGAACAATTCCGTTCCGGAAACGTCACTTCCTGGAACTTAACTGCGCTCAACTTGACACATCAATATCTCTATCTCACCGGCCCTACAAAGGGACCCCTTTGCCGCAGCTTCTCCGGGGAAGGAACCTTCATAGGATCCAGTACATGTTCCAACGCTCTCGAAATCTTACCAACTGGCCGGGTCACCGTCACCAATGCAAGGGATTCCCGGACTTTTCCAAACCTCACCGTCGCCTGGGCCGCTGTCGTCGGACACCCCTTCGACTGGAAGCCCCAACCCTCAGACTCCATGCTGTTGCaaacctttgcttcaggcagaatgGAATCTTACCTCAGCGGCCTATTCTGGGTGTGCGGGCATCGCGCCTATACATGGGTGAGCCCACACATGTCCGGATCCTGCTTTGTCGGCTATATTGTTCCCGGGATAAGGATAACCTCACATCTACCCCCTGGAAGACAACGGAATAAAAGGGAGCAAAAAGAACTGTCAGACCTGTCAGATGTTGCTGCAAATGGAGAGACCGTGGGCCGGGCACTTTTCCCTGCCTACGGGGCCGGTTCAAACCACGTGGATATCCTTCGACTCACCGACATCCTCCTTAAGTTCATGCAGGAGGCGACCCAGATCACAGACTCTCTCATGTCGGAACTATCCGAGGTAAGGCAGTTGAGCTTACAGACGAGGATTGCAACGGACTTCCTCTTGTCCAGTCAAGGAGGCACCTGTGCCTTAATAGGCACCGAGTGCTGCACATACGTAACTGACCAGACCTTAAATATAACTGGACATTTGAACAATATTCACGAGTTAGCAGGGAGGCTACACGATATCCAGCATGAGGGACTATCCGATGTGGACCTGTGGGGATGGTTACCCAAGCTAGGATGGCTCCGACAGTTATTGAAAGTCATACTGCTCCTCATCTTGAccactgttttttgtgtctcTATCTTATGTTGTACCGTGCACTGTATTAGCCCCTGCTGTTCCCTCCTCCGCCAGTCTACTTCTTCTACCTCATTCTCTCTTCGAGCCTATTCCCGTTCCCAACACACCCCTACCTTTCCAGACTACGTACAGATGAGGcatctgggggaaggggaataCGAGATCACTGAAATTTAG